In Nostoc sp. GT001, a genomic segment contains:
- a CDS encoding PfaD family polyunsaturated fatty acid/polyketide biosynthesis protein yields the protein MTTVDTVLSKHDNGLNFSSWSYNKNQVWKGSLETVSFEKQTIKDKLMVLNKPCYIVKVAGKIGVTNEGYLSPGDNGTTAQVELLTFAAPIRIQQFGDPNFLSSHGVKYAYVTGAMAGGIASEEMVIALGKEQILSSFGAGGLTPERLEAAINRIQQALPQGPYAFNLIHSPNEPASERRAVDLYLKYQVRTVEASAFLDLTPNIVYYRVAGLGLNNANQIEIKNKIIAKISRREVATKFLQPAPARIIKELLEQGLITELQATLAAKVPMADDITVEADSGGHTDNRPLVCVLPSIIALRDEIQAQYHYQTPIRIGVAGGIGTPQSALAAFMMGAAYIMTGSINQSCVESGACEHTKKLLAQAEMADMIMAPAADMFEMGVKLQVLKRGTMFPMRAQKLFELYRAYDSIESIPIAEREKLEKQVFRKTIAEVWEGTAAYLSQKNPEKLGKAVNNPKLKMALIFRWYLGLSSRWSSSGEKGREVDYQIWCAPAMGGFNDWVRGSYLSEPNNRGVVDVANQIMTGAAFLYRVQNLKIQGLQASDYYSQYHPVRSTSLLEI from the coding sequence GTGACAACCGTAGATACGGTACTAAGTAAACACGATAATGGCCTTAATTTTTCTTCCTGGTCATATAACAAAAACCAGGTTTGGAAAGGTTCTTTAGAAACTGTATCTTTTGAGAAACAAACCATCAAAGATAAATTGATGGTGTTAAATAAACCCTGCTACATCGTGAAAGTTGCCGGAAAAATCGGTGTCACTAATGAGGGTTATTTATCCCCTGGTGATAATGGCACAACAGCACAAGTAGAACTGCTGACATTTGCAGCCCCAATCCGCATTCAACAATTTGGAGATCCCAATTTTCTCTCCTCTCATGGAGTGAAATATGCCTACGTTACCGGCGCAATGGCTGGCGGAATTGCTTCCGAAGAAATGGTCATTGCACTCGGAAAAGAGCAAATTTTGAGTTCCTTTGGTGCAGGTGGTTTAACTCCAGAACGTTTGGAAGCAGCCATAAATCGCATTCAACAAGCTTTACCTCAAGGGCCCTACGCATTTAATCTAATCCACAGTCCCAATGAACCTGCGAGTGAACGCCGGGCTGTAGATTTATATCTCAAATATCAAGTAAGAACAGTAGAAGCCTCTGCATTTCTCGACTTGACCCCCAACATTGTTTATTACCGTGTTGCTGGATTGGGTTTGAATAACGCCAATCAAATTGAAATCAAAAATAAAATCATTGCCAAAATTTCTCGCCGAGAAGTTGCGACTAAATTTCTGCAACCAGCACCAGCCAGAATAATCAAAGAACTTCTTGAACAAGGGCTAATTACTGAGTTACAAGCAACCCTTGCAGCCAAAGTTCCGATGGCTGATGATATTACCGTCGAGGCTGATTCTGGAGGACATACAGATAATCGTCCCCTAGTTTGTGTGTTACCTTCTATTATTGCCTTGCGGGATGAAATTCAAGCCCAATATCATTACCAAACACCGATTAGAATTGGCGTAGCAGGGGGAATTGGGACACCACAATCAGCATTAGCAGCCTTTATGATGGGTGCTGCTTATATAATGACTGGTTCCATTAATCAATCATGTGTTGAATCTGGGGCTTGTGAACATACCAAAAAGTTACTAGCCCAAGCAGAAATGGCTGATATGATAATGGCCCCAGCAGCAGATATGTTTGAAATGGGAGTCAAACTGCAAGTTCTCAAACGGGGTACAATGTTCCCCATGCGAGCGCAGAAATTATTTGAACTCTATCGCGCTTATGATTCCATTGAAAGCATCCCCATTGCAGAAAGAGAGAAATTAGAAAAACAAGTTTTTCGTAAAACTATTGCTGAAGTATGGGAAGGAACTGCGGCTTATTTGTCCCAAAAGAATCCTGAGAAACTTGGGAAAGCAGTCAATAATCCTAAACTAAAAATGGCGTTGATTTTCCGCTGGTATCTAGGATTATCTTCTCGCTGGTCTAGTTCTGGTGAAAAAGGTAGAGAAGTCGATTATCAAATTTGGTGTGCTCCGGCAATGGGCGGTTTCAATGACTGGGTACGCGGTTCTTACCTGTCTGAACCAAATAATCGTGGTGTAGTTGATGTTGCTAATCAAATTATGACTGGTGCAGCCTTTTTGTACCGTGTCCAAAATTTGAAAATTCAAGGGCTGCAAGCTTCCGATTATTACAGTCAATATCACCCTGTTCGTTCTACATCCTTGTTGGAGATTTAA